Part of the Paracoccus sp. MC1862 genome, CCTGTGGCCGCACCTCGGAGATGGTCGAGGCCTTGATGCGGCCAGGCAGACGCGCGGTCAGGGTATAGTCGGTCGGCTCTGCGGCGATGACGGTCACGGACGGGGTTGGCGCCTGCGCCGAAACGGCAAGCGGCGAAAGGCTGACAAGCAGCGCGGCAATCACGCCCAGCGCGGGCGAAGAGGAACGGAATCGGAGCATGTGGAGCTTTCCGGTTGTCGGGAGAAACGGCTTGGCGGGGTTTCGGCGCGTCGGCGCCGGAAAAGTCAATGCTTGATCGCGGGGCTTGCGCGACCGGGGGGGCGGGTCATCCGCCCGGCCGTCGGAGCTGCGCGCAGCAGGTCCATTTGACGGCGCAGCAGCCTGCCGCCGAAGGACGCCAGCGGAAAGCCCTTGCCGGATCGCAGCCATTCGCGGAGAAGGCCGACCACGGTGACGGACAGGACGATCTGCGCCTCGTGCGGGGTGAAATCGGGATGCAGCGTCCCGTTGTCCCGCGCGCGCTGCATGATCCGCAGGATCAGCGCCCGCATCTCGGCATCCAGCCGGGCGAGCGTGTCGTTGCGTTCCGCCGGCGTCAGGTTTGACATGATGCGGAAGATCCGTTGCCGCCCCTCGTCCTGCTCAAAGGATTGCAGGGCCTCGACCGTCGCGTCCAGCAGGCATCCCAGCGGGTCCGGCCCGGCATCGGCGACCCCGGCGAGGATCTGTTCCTGCGGCAGGAAGCTGCGCTGGTGCAGGGCGGCAAGGACCTCGGTCTTGTCTTTGAAATGCCAGTAGAACGCCCCGCGTGTGACCCCTGCCGCGCGCGAGACCGCGTCCAGCGTCGTGGCCGCAAAGCCCCGCTCGCAGAACATCCGCTCGGCCGCATCAAGGATGGCCTGCCGCGTCAGCTCCGAATCTTCCCGTGTCTTCCGCATGCGGCCCTTCCTTGCATCGGGCCGTTATAGACATTCATGTATGTATGTAAACACCTGCCGCTGTAAAATTTCGCAGGCCCGCTGTCCTGCGGGTGGCGGTCATGCCGGGGGCATAGCCATCGTCACGGCACCCCGGTCCCGCGCAGGCACCGGTTCATTCGGCGGTCCAGCCGCCATCCAGCACGATCGAAGATCCTGTCATCAGGGCAGAGGCCTCGGACGCC contains:
- a CDS encoding TetR family transcriptional regulator; translated protein: MRKTREDSELTRQAILDAAERMFCERGFAATTLDAVSRAAGVTRGAFYWHFKDKTEVLAALHQRSFLPQEQILAGVADAGPDPLGCLLDATVEALQSFEQDEGRQRIFRIMSNLTPAERNDTLARLDAEMRALILRIMQRARDNGTLHPDFTPHEAQIVLSVTVVGLLREWLRSGKGFPLASFGGRLLRRQMDLLRAAPTAGRMTRPPGRASPAIKH